From Salminus brasiliensis chromosome 12, fSalBra1.hap2, whole genome shotgun sequence:
AGGAGATTTCTGAGGACCTCAGAAGAAGCTGTTGATGTTCATGAGGCTGGACTCCACCAACCCACAGTCAGACAGACTGTGTACAAATGGAGGAAATTTAACACCATTATTACCCTCCCCAGGAGTGGCCGTCCAACAAAGACCATTAAGAGCAAGTCTGTGAGGTCACAAAGGTACCCAAGGTAACCTCTAAGGCATTTCTCACATTGGCTAATGTTAATTTTCAAAGGTTCACCCTCAGGAGAACACTGAACAACAATGGTGTGCATGGTAGGGTTGCAAGGGGAAAGCTGCAGCTCTCTGAATAAAACAGTGCTGCCTGTCAGTAGTTCTGCAGTTCGCTAAAGATCACGTGGACAAGCCTGAAGGCTGCTGGAACAATGTTTTGTGGATGGATGAGATCATAATTTCATTAAGTTGCAGAGAAAAATAATGCAGTCCAGCATAGACGCCTTATCTTGTCTGTGAAACACTGTGGTGGTAGTGTCATGGTTTGGGCCGGTTTTGCTGCATCTGAGCCAGGACGGCTTGCCATCACTGATGGAACAATATACTTTAAATTACACCAACAAACTGCCAGGAAAATGCCAGGACATCTGTCCGTGAGCTAGATTTCAAGAGAAAgtgggtcatgcagcaagacaatgagccctattttagcgatcttttggcgggctgtcaaccagcttgatttagggcgtattggtgtgtctttgctattgtaacGGTGGGAAAACTATGCCTCTACGTCCCCTAAATGAATCATGAGTGTAACaagcaataaaccaatcagcgtgtcactcgctgttccctttaagagtcaggtgtggtctgactttggcgggttgctatttcagtggtgtaaagcgtgggggggtgtaGCAGCGTTGGGCTgtacgtgcctgtgttgacaattcactgccaagacagCAACGAATGTCAGACTGTTGTTTTTGGTCGGTGGAGCTCCTGAGTTttcctcatttcgagaccaccacacccatcagcttagatatattcacaagcagcgctgctgtttaaacaacGTAGACTGAAGGCATGAAAATGGactgtcggggggggggggtgtaagtTAGAAAGGAGCATCGCAACACGCCTTTGTTGTGGAAGGACCTAAAGCAAGCAGTTCATGGGAGGAAATCCACCATAGCTGAAGCTGATTGGATGGAGGAATAGACTGAAATTCCACCAAGCCGATGTGCAGGAGTAATCAACACTTACCTGAAATGTATAGTTACAGTTATTGCTGGAGGGTCAGGGTCACACCACATACCGAAAAGCAAAGGTTCACATACTTTGGCCACTCACAGATCTGTAATACTGAACAATTTTcatcaataaataaatccaaGTCTAATATTTTTGTCTAATCTTTATTCGGTTCTCCTGATCTACTTTTAGAACTTGTGAAAGGAACTTGTGTGAAAATCTGGTGAGGTTTTAGGTCAAACATCTGCAGAAATGAAGAAACTTCTAAAGGGTTTTCAAACTTCCAGCACCACTATACGCAGACAGGCACAGacagtctgtctgtgtgtgtctatatcaCAGACGGTCCTTAATGAATGCTCCTACACAACCTGTAACCTCTCCAGGTTTATTAGGTATAATGCAGAAACCATCAGATAGTATCAGTTTACCTGCTGCGATGACCACGTCAGCTCCGATCCTTTGCAGCTGTTCGTCGCTCACGCTTTCCCAGACCAGCTCCTCCACACAGGCGGATACTGATTTTGGGTTGCCATGTTCAGTCAGACCATTGTGGTGAACATTGTTTCTGAGTCTCTGGAGAACACTTTCATGGCAGTCGCTGAAGACGTATTTTGTGGGCTTGCAAGCCCGGCACACTACAATGCCAGTGAGCCCTGCTCCACTGCCTAACTCCAGCACAGTCCTGTTGGAAAAGTGGAAAGAAGAAAAGCTGATGCACCTCCACAGATTAGCCCATCACTGCCCTGAGTCTTGAGTCGCAGTACCTGCATACTACCCTGTGCCTGGTCCTGTATTCCTGTGCCATCCTACGATACTACTCCTGTGCAACGTTGCAGGTTTATAGCATTATAAAAAACATGCAGGAAGCTGTAAAATAAAttaactgaattaaataaatccGATTTAGATGTGTCCAGGATGACTCATTCTAAAATAACTGTGTAAAAAATGTGCattaatagacaaaagtattgggacacctgcttactcattgtttcttctgaaatcaggggtattaaaaacaggtctctcctgcttttgttggagtaactgtcttcactgtctagggaagaatgctttctactagatttgaccaggagcattgctgtgaggatttgattgcattcagtgacacaaGCGTTAGTGTCGTGAGTAAGTTGAACGATTAGCATCCCAGAAgtacaggatggagcaccaccatcattccagagaacacagttccactgctccacagctcaatgctggaggggctttacacccctctagccaacgccTGCTTAGCATTAAGCATGGtatcaataggttcatgtgtatctgctccagagagtcctattcttctattggcaatacttctgtccatgttCTGCTGTACCTGCCAGCGAAGACGTGTGGGTTTTCCAGTGCCCATTCAGACAGGTAGAGAGCAGCTTCCCAGGTGACCAGCCCTGTAGTGCCCTCCGAGATGAACGCCACGTTCTCTTCCAGACTCACTGGCTCCCCGGAAGGCTGAGCcgaaatgtaaatgttaattctTGCCCAATCGTTTTACAGACACATTTTACCATTTCTGCATAGttacattaataaaatgtgCACAAAGTATTTGCCATGCCATGACCATACCAGTAAATAGGTCTTATAACACactggctcctcctctgcaccCACAACCTCAGCCAGGGCATCGTACAGCTCATCCAGTGGCTCAGCAGCAGTCCGCTCATGCTGCAACACAAAAGAAAGGACATCCAATCAACTGAAACATCACCCACGTGTTTTTTAGTGCTTCCTGGTTTGTGAAAGACTCACCCTTTTGATCAGCTCTAAGAGGAAGAGCCTCCTGTATCTCACTGACGGAGGGGTTTTGCAACAGATGGAATGAAGACATGTCTGTAAAAGAAATGCTTGTCATTTTTTCACATAAAGTTTATTTCAGTATTCAAACAAAactgaaaacattttttttttacatttttaccctGGATGGACATCTAATAGTGCCCATTTGAATTGAGCCCATTCTGATGTGAGCACcaggttattgatcacagggttatTGGTTTAATACTCATGGCTGGTAAGCTGCAACTGTTGTACCTTTGTGCAAGGCACTTAACCCTCTTagctccaggggtgctgtagccTGGCTGATCCTGTGTACTGAGTTATTGGACAAAAGGTTATGGGTTCAATACCCCCTTGGGTCGCAAAACAAGGGTTACTGACAACAAGGTTGTAGGTTTGATACTTGAGTTCAcaatgctgccactgttggaccttTAAACAAGGCCCTTAACTCTAACGGTTCTAGGAACGCAGTAGCATGGTTGACCCTGGGCACTGGTTATTGGGAGTTATTGGACGCAGGGTTAGAGGCTCAATATCCGGGGCTAAACTCCTATTGTTGGGCTCCTAAACAAGGGTTATTGATCACTGGGTTgtaggtttgatacccgggttcacattttttttacatttacatttttatggcatttagttgacgctcttatccagagtgacttacaaggttactcccattacagaggagggccaatgcagtgttaggagtatTGCCCAAAGacacttattggtgtagcgcagcatagtcacccagaccgggaatcgaaccccagtctcccacatggtttagtagctcactggcaggtaatAGTGTAGCCCTTAACTCACACTACTCCAGGAACCCCATAGCATGACTGACCCTGAGCACTAAAATATTGATCACAAGGTTATGAGTTCAATACCTGTGTCTGCTAAGCTGCAACAGATGGGCCTTAGAGCAAAAATTACTaatcacagggttgtaggttcgatacccgggttcACTAAGCTGCCAATGTTGGACCTATGAGCAAGCACCATTACAAGGCTGACcctgagctctgaaatattgaTCACGGGGTTGTGAGTTCAGTACCTGGGTTTGCTAAGCTGCCAATGTTGTGACCCACACTGGTCCAGGGACACTGTAGCCTGAATGACCCTGGCTGTCTAAGATGGGAGGTGTGGCTTGTGTCAGGTGGCTTGATTAATATGCACAGGTGAGTTTAGAAAGTAAGACTATTGGCTAAGATACCttaccttttttaaaatgtccaaaatgaCACCAGACGGTTCTGACGAGGCCTTGAGCTCGGTTTCTaaagcctaaaacacaaaagtcagaGCAGGGATGTTGATATTTTGACCATAATGACAGGATAACACCGGAAAGCTGGACAGTGGCTCTCACTGACTCACATCCCATTGAAACGCGTGTAAACGACACATGGCGAAAAACGACGCCTGGAAACGGTCAGAAACGTCTTCAGCGGTCTTGCAGCTCATCCCGACCTGATCTTCAAGAAGCTGCAGAGTGAAATACCAGCGACATGAAGATCCACGG
This genomic window contains:
- the eef2kmt gene encoding protein-lysine N-methyltransferase EEF2KMT, with translation MSCKTAEDVSDRFQASFFAMCRLHAFQWDALETELKASSEPSGVILDILKKTCLHSICCKTPPSVRYRRLFLLELIKRHERTAAEPLDELYDALAEVVGAEEEPVCYKTYLLPSGEPVSLEENVAFISEGTTGLVTWEAALYLSEWALENPHVFAGRTVLELGSGAGLTGIVVCRACKPTKYVFSDCHESVLQRLRNNVHHNGLTEHGNPKSVSACVEELVWESVSDEQLQRIGADVVIAADVVYDPDIIGCLVRLLAKLLVFKKEQHLEVYIASTIRNPRTYDCFRDELEKAGLKHLVITHPVAHIFPYTRAATIEMLKLHC